ctgatattcccatctcttgaagaattttccaaagtttgttgtgatccatacagtcaaaggctttagcagaagtcagtaaagcagaagtagattttttggaactctcttgctttttcgatgatctggcagatgttggcaatttgatctctggttcctctgcctttttctaaatccagcttgaacatctggaagttcacggttcatgtactgttgaagcctggcgtggagaattttgagcattactttactagcttgtgagatgaatgcaaatgtgcagtagcttgaaccttctttggcattgcttttctttgggatcggaatgaaaactgaccttttccagtcctgtggccactggtgatttttccaaatttgcaggcatattgagtgtagcactttcacagcatcatcttttaggatttgaaatagctcaactggaatttcatcatctccactagctttgtttgtagtgatgctttctaaggccctcttgactttgcattccaggatgtctgcctctaggtgagtgatcacaccatcatggttatctgggtcatgaagatcttttttgtacagttcttctgtgtattcttgacatctcttcttaatatcttctgcttctgttaggtccataccatttctgtcctttattgtgcccatctttgcatgaaaagttcccttggtatctctaattttcttgaagagatctctagtctttcccattctattgttttcctctatttctttgcattcatcgctaaggcaggctttcttatctctccttgctattctttggatctctgcattccaaatgggtatatctttccttttctcctttgcctttcacttctcttattttcacagctatttgtaagccctcctcagacaaccactttgcctttttgcatttctttttcttgagggtggttttgatcactgtacaatgtcacagacctccgtccatagttcttcaggcactctgatcagatctaatcccttgaatctatatgtcacttccactgtataattgtaagggatttacttaggtcatacctgaatggtctggtagttttccccacttccttcaatttaagtctgaactttgcaatatggagttcatgatctgagccatagtcagctcctggtctggtttttgctgactgtatagagcttgtccatctttggctgcaaagaatataatcagtctgattttggtgttgaccatctggtgatgtccatgtgtagagtcttctcttgtgttgttggaagaaggtgtttgctatgaccagtgcgttctcttggcagaactctattagcctttgccgtgcttcattctgtactccaaggccaaatttgcctgttactccaggtgtttcttgacttcctagttttgcattccagtcccctataatgaaaaggacatcttttttgggtgttagttctagaaggcctcgtaggtcttcatagaaccgttcatcttcagcttcttcagcattactggttagggcatagacttagattactgtgatgttgaatgttttgccttggaaatgaacagagatcattctatcatttttgagattgcatccaagtactgcatttcaaactcttttgttgactatgatggctactccatttcttctaagggattcctgcccgcagtagtggatatgatggtcatctgagttaaattcacccattccagtccattttagttcgctgattcctagaatgtcaacattcactcttgccatctcctgtttgaccacttccaatttgccttgattcatggacctaacattccaggttcctatgcaatattttctttacagcattggactttacttccatcaccagtcacatccacaactgggtactgtttttgctttggctccatctcttcattctttctggagtttccatatgtaagtgatatcatatatttgtctttctctgtctgatttcactcagtatgacagtctctaggtccgtctatgcaaatggcattctttctttcttttttatgactaatgttccattgtatatatgtatgacgTCATCTTTATCCATCCCTGATGATGAACTTCAGGCTGTTTCCAGTAGTCCtgctattgtaagtagtgttgccgtgaacattggagtgcatgtattatttcaaattatggtattctctggatatatgcccaggaatgggagtGCAGGGACGTATCATagccctatttttagttttttaaggaacttccacactgttctccacattGAATGTACCAGTTTATATGCCCACCAACCGTATATAGAGGGTttacttttctccacaccttctccagcttttattgtttatagatgtttgatggccattctgaccagtgtgaggtgatacctcactatagttctgatttgtatttctctaataatgagtgatgttgagcatcttttcatgtgctttttgtaAGGGACCTAACTTCTTGATCCTTAAAAGACATAGGCTGGGATGTCTCTGGCTGAAGGGGGATTGTCCATTAGAGAGAGTTGGGGGCTCTGAACAgaaagcatctcatcctctgactttCTTTCCTGGGCAGATCCTGCTGTCACTGCTATTACCACGCCAGAACCGCCTAAGAAGTGAGATTGAAGAAGCCCTGGACATGGACCTCCTTACGCAGGAAGCAGAACACGGGGCCCTGAATGTCCCTCATCTCTCCAAGTACATTCTCAACATGATGACTCTGCTGTGTGCACCGGTTCGTGATGAGGCAGTGCAGAAACTGGAGAACATCTCAGACCCTGTTTGGTTACTGAGGTGTGAAGCTTGACCACTGGGCCGGGCACAGCTGGGCGGGACACTGACTCACAGCTGCTGTCTCTTCCCCACTGAAGACCTGACTGGACTCCTCTTTTCCGTGGTCCATTCGCTTTTCTTTTCTGAAGATGGCCTTAGATTGATTTGGCTCCCTGTGTACCATCCTACCGTAGGTCACTGGAGTATGTAatcctttcttccaaggaactcAGACACCCCTATGCCAGGCTTTCTTATTGCAGTTCACACAATGTGAAGATAGAGATTGGAGACGATCCCTTTTTCAGAGTTATAGAAACCAAGAcccagaaagtttaaaaaaaaagtgaattgtcCAGAAATAGCATCAGAAATAACATCAGATGTAATCTTACTGTTCAGAGAGATTTGTTGTCATGCTGATGTATTTCCTTCTActgactactttttttttttaaagagacatagAATGGCTGGTGTGAAAAAGTCCAAAGGCTGCAACATCCAGAGACTTACTTGCTGCTAGTGCTGCCAGTCATTCACTCTGGGCCTTGGGTCCTGGGCCACAGTGCCATCTTTTGTAAATTTCAGAGGCGAGACCTAAAGCCCCTCCCACCTCTAGAATACAGTGATTTAATGATACCTTGTGTAGgttccccgccccgcccccactggagaaagtagggaaacatCCTTTCATAGtataaatattccattttctccTGTGTCAGAGGGATCTTCCAGGTTCTGGGCCTGATGAAAATGGACATGGTGAACTACACTATCCAGAGCCTTCAGCCCCAGCTGCAGGAACATTCCATCCAGTACGAACGAGCGAAATTTCAGGACCTTCTCAACAAGCAGCCCAGTATGTATATAAACTTGAGGgagagcgggggtgggggtggggagtatgACCTTGGGTTCTGGCTTTATGATGTGGGAGGGAACTCTGCCTCTGTTTAAGAACAGAGTTTCTCGCTCAGACTAGGGGCGGCAGAAGGCTGCTGGCCCGACCAAAGCGTTTCCCTGCTGAGGGGAGGAGACCTCACCCGCGGTCCCCAGGCCGCAGGGCGGTGCTGAGGGGGCCTCCGCTCTGCGCAGGCCTCCTGGATCACACCGCACGCTGGCTGACCCGCGCGGCCGCACAGCTGTCCGCGCCACCGCCCAGCGGCCCCGACGCCGCCGACGCTGCCAGCTCGCCCTGCTCCTCCCCCGGCGAGGCGGCCAGCAGCCCGGAGCCCCTCAGCCCCACCATGGTGCTGTCCCAGGGCTTCCTGAACCTCCTCCTCTGGGACCCTGAAGACGACGAGTTCCCTGAGGTAGGACGGGGCGCCCGGCCCTGTGGTGCGGGCGCAGGGCCTGCCCGGGGCCGCCCCCTAACGGCCCGCCCCGCCTGACCCCCAGACCCTGCTGACGGACCGAGCGCGGCTGCAGGAGCTGGAGGCACAGCTGCGCCAGCTAACCATCCTGGCCTCCGTCTTGCTGGTTTCCAGCAGCTTCTCTGGCAGCGTCCTGTTTGGCTCACCTCAGTTTGTGGATAAGCTGAAACGCGTAACCAGAGCCCTGTTGGAGGAGTTCAAGTCCAGGTGAGCTGCAGAGGTCTGTTTTAGACCAAAGTGGGGTGAGGACACGGCCGCTGAGGCAGGATGCCTCGCGTTCCCATGAACCGCAGAAAGGCCCTGTGGACTCAGCCACAGAGATGCGGGGTGTCTTTCCTTAAGTGCTCTTGaggctgcttttttaaaatttttatcgaggtgtaattgatttacagtgtcgtgttagtttcaggtgcacagcaacgTAAATCGGTCACACATTTATCcgctctttttaagattcttttcccgcACGGgcgttacagagtattgagtagagctccctgtgctacatagcaggtccttattagtgatatgttttatatgtagtagtgaaTATATGCATCAAtctcaatcttccaatttatctccCTTGAGACTtctgacaaagaaaaataaaactttcttccAACAGGGCAGTAAGGAGGATTGTTTACTGTAAAATGATTCCATGTTGTTGCTACAGAggagcctttctctagttgtgtgggCTGGTCTTACCTAACTCCAGGAGCCAGTCAGCAGTGTTGGCTGAGCGCCTACTGCGTGCAGGGTGACACACCCTGGgagaggaaacagtggaatcCGAAGGCCAGGTTTGTTATTGTAATTGTGAGAGCAGGACAGATGACCGTGGAAAATGTCCAAGAAAGTCTTAAAagtgcacatatatatattacatggaGTTGGAACGTTCTGAGTGGATATGCAACCCCTGTCCAGAGCTGATTTTATAGTTTATCTCGTTTTCTAAGAAGAACGTGGTATCACACAGAGAATACTGTCTGGAGGGTAACGGTGGaaaccctgccctgcccaccgGGCTCAAGCTCCCAGGGTCTGGGGTGAGGGCGGCAGGGTGGCCGGGCGTCTCCCTGGTGTGGGCCTGACTTACGGTGTGGAGCATCGGGGCTCGTGGCCACCCCTGGGTCCCAGCTCGCTCTCCTCCATGGTCTAGGCCTGAGGAGGAGGCTATGCTGACTGTGAGCGAACAGGTGGCTCAGGAGATCCACCAGAGCCTCAAGAACATGGGCCTGGCTGCTCTGAGCAGCGACAACACGGCCTCTCTGATAGGGCAGCTCCAGGACGTCGCCAGGAAGGAGAACTGTGTCCGCAGCGTCATTGGTGAGTGTGCCCGTCGGGGCGAGAATGGTGAAGGGAGAGGCCGATCCCGACCCCTGGACATTGCTCACCGAGCcatttaacaataaaaagtgtgataaCTGGACAGGTCACTGGGTAGGCTTTAGTttttgcaaaatgctgggttgaaaATACATGCCTTTTAGTTTAAAGACTGCCTCTATGAggtttccctggttgtccagtggttaagaccccacgcttccactgcaggggggctcgggtttgatccttggtcagggaagttctgcatgctGTGAGGTGCaaccaaaaattttttaagaagataaaaaagaCTGACTCTGTTGGTTCTAAGGGAGATTTGCACCAGCAATTCATGGCTTCTCGGTGTGGCATACTGTCCAACTTGGTTAAGTCATCCTTGGCTTTCTGGGTCATTTctgatggcttcccaggtagctcagtggtaaagaatctgcccaccaaagcaagagccacaggagctgtgggttcgatccctgggtcaggaaaatcccctggaggaggaatggcaatccactctagtattcttgccaggataatcccatggacagaggagcctgccaggctacagttcatggggtcacaaagatttggcaTACTGTCCAACTTGGCTAAGTCATCCTTGACTTTCTGGGTCATttctggctacagtccaagacATGTGACACCCACCCCCTGCCAACAAGAAATTGATGCTGAATTAGGTTGGGGGACATGTCCCCAAAGCAGGGATTTCCCCTCTCCCACGTTGAATTGGCAGCTGTGAACTTGACTTAGCTCTTAACCTCAGCCATCTGAAGGGTCAGTCGAAGATCCTCCTGTTGCATCAGACAATAGGATCTATCTGACGGATACTTCAGGAATCTTTTGAATAGAAATGTACTAGCCTAGTAGTTTTGGATCTTTGCTCTGTCCTTAGGAGCTGGGTCCCTTTCCaaacaaaacagatgtccttCTCTCTAGGTGAGTGGGTGGGTCAGTGTGTATCTCATTTAACTTTGAAGTTAGGAGTGTGGTGGGCAGTGTTTCCCCCTGAAGATTATTTGCCTTCTCACTATCTTTCCCTACTCACAGATCAGCGGATCCACTTGTTCCTCAAATGCTGTTTGGTTCTTGGTGTGCAGCGGTCTCTGCTGGACCTCCCTGGAGGCCTCACCCTCATCGAGGCAGAGCTGGCAGAACTGGGCCAGAAGTTCGTCAGCCTCACACACCACAATCAGCAGGTGTTCGGCCCCTACTACACGGAGATCTTAAAGAGCCTCCTCCCCCCAGCTCAGGTGCTGGAGACAGAAGTGGCATCTCTCTGATGGCGCTGGCTCGGGCTCTGGCTCCTTGGACCCAGCAGCGAAGCCCGCTATCTTCCTGGGGTGACGTCACCAAGCAGCACACCCTCTCCCCGCCTGCAGCCAGCGCGCCACGCTGTAGTGACCTCGTGTGTGAGCTCCAGCTGGCCCAAATGCGTCCACCAATAAACTTCTGAACTGCAAGCAAGCCCCCGCTTCGTGTGCCGCAGCCGTGGCCAGGCCCTGCATGCTCAGCCGCCCACTAGCCGAGCAGCCAGCAGGCCCCGGTTTTTCCTCCAGGTGCCGCCTTCAGCACACGGAGCAGAGAAGCTAAGACACCCGGTACTAACACTGTTCTCTGAGGGTAAAGGTATTTCTCTAAGGGCTCTGAAAACTCTGTGGAATTACTTAAAGTGTGAGTGTATTTCTGGAATTTAGGAGTTTGTTTTGTCTAATTGAGTTCAGATTTGGGCatgattgaaaaaaattattggaaaCCTCATTTCCAGGACCAAATTCCCCTaaaggtttcattctttttttttttttttttaaagttttatttggctatgctgggtcttagctgtgggatctttagttgtggcagacTGACTCccagctgcggcatgtgggatctagttccctgaccagagatcaaacctaggccccctgctttgggagctggGAGTCTTAGCCGCCAGAGCACCAGGAACGTTCCCCTGCTGAAGGTTTCAAATGACGCAATAAGGGGTCCGGAGGAGTAAGCGGCTCAGCTCCCTCTGCTGGGGCAGGTCCTGAAGCAGGGTGCCAGCTTCTGAAGCAGGGTGCCAGCTGGGGCCATGTGAGAGTGGGTGTTGACTGCTTGCGGCTTCCTGCTGAGCACACGTCTGATCATGGGATCTCCCTGCCCGGTGTCCAGAGTCCAGCTTGGCCAGTTGGGGTGATCACTGGTTTGGTCAGGTTTATTCTTGGTCCTGTTCTCTAGCTGAGGGGCAGAGTGagtctcctgtcccctcctctctaAGCTTAGAAGCCCCCTGATCTTCCCTGCAGAGGCCACATGGGCATCCTGGGTGGATGaacctcctcccttctccccacttccAGGCTGGGACTCTTCCCTGGCAGCTCTGCTGTTGGCATCACAAGCGAGGGCTGTTCTAGGAAGGACTTGGGCTTGCTGAGATCCAGCCCCTCATTCCCGGGCTGACTGTGGCTGGTCAGCTCTGACCTAGGATGCTGAAATAGGAAGTGTTCCCTTCATATCTGGCCCTTTTTTTGGCAGAGGACAAGAGAGAAAATGGGGATTCACCTATGTGCTCTCAAGGTACTGTGACGACAGCCAACATTCTCACCGTTTCAGGAGACAGAGGGAGCTAAGTATAGCACACTTGCTCTTAGAAGAACATCCAAAGGGGGATTTGAGTTCCATTAGCCCAGGGTTTCTCCTGATtgacttcttaaaaaaatttacttatttgactgagccgggtcttagttgtggcactcaggatctttagttgtagtgTGTGATCTCTTAGTTTGGGCATGGAGGATCTAATTTCCTGATCACGGCTCGAACTGGGACCCCTGTGTTGGGAACGTTGGCCCCTGGACCACCCAGAAGTCCCTGATTGCCGTTTTAGAGTAGAGCCTAGTTAGGGACAGAGCCAGGCCACCAGCGGACCTTTGCTGTGACCAGAAAAGCTGGAGGTCCTGGGTCGTTCAGTTTCCAGTCTTATAGCTAGACAGCCTCAGGATGGGGACGCCCAGGCTTGGGGGTGTGTTTAAATAAACAGCCAGGCTTGCCTAGACAGCTTCTCTGATTTGCAACTGTCTGAATTTGTTAAAAATCCGTATTTTGGAAGCCTCATCATCTTAGAGGCTGAAGTGCTCTGAAGGGGCTTCTGAGAGGAGGACTGCCCAGTTGGTGGGTGCGGAGGCTGGGCTGACGTGGAACTGCTTTGTGCTTCATTATTAAGGTCTAGAGTGAGCGATTTCTTAGAAATGTTGCGTTTATTTCCCTGTGTTTCCAtgtggaggagacagggatcctgACCTCAAGGAAAGATAGCTCCATTCAGTCCTGCCCACAGTTTGAAGGACACAGACTTCAATTTCTCATTTCCCCTGCCCCAGTCCCTGGTggccactaatctgctttctattTCAGTGGCTTTTCTGACTCCAGATAAATGTAAATCATAATATGaagtcttttgtgactgacttctttcacttggtgTGTTTTTAAGATTCATCATATTGTAGTGCATTTCAGAACTTAATTCttttaatggctaaataatatcccattataCAGATacaatgggggcttccctggtggctcagatggtatagaatctgcctgcaatgcaggagagctgggttcaacccctgggttgggtaggtcccctggagaaggaaatgcaacccactccagtactcttgcctggagaattccatggacagaggagcctggtgggctacggtctgtggggtcgcaaagagttggacatgactgagcgactaacactgtatagatatttcaaatgtttatctgttcgatggacatttggattgtttcacCTTCTGACTTCTGTGAGCAGTGCTGCTGTGAGTGCTTGTGTGCACGTTTTTGTTTGGACACTTGTCTTCCGTGCTCTGAGGATATACCCATATATCCAAGAGTAGCGCTGGtgggtcacatggtaattctatagGCAATTATTTAGAAACTACTGAACTGTCTCCCACAGCGGCTGTGCCACTTTATATTCCCGTGAGCAATGTGTGAGGGTTCTGCTTTCTCCACattttcaccaacacttgttttcttttttctttctttttttaacttataggTGTCTTAGTGGGTGTGAAGTAGAACCTCACTGTGGCTTTGACTTGCACTTCCCTAACAGCTAGTGATGTCGATCATTTTTTCATATGATAATTGGGGTTTGTATAGCCTTGGAGAAATACCCATTTTAGTCATTTGCCCATGTTTGAATTGggttgttttgttattgttgagttgtaagaattctttatatatttcggATACTAGACCCTTGTCAGATacgtaatttgaaaatattttctttgattctgCACGtagtcttttctcttccttcatcaTGTCCTTTGCAGGTtttaggtgcagcatgtgggacctctgtccctgcccagggattgaaccttgggccccccgcattgggagtatagagtcttagccactgggccaccagtttcaattttgatgaagtctggTTTGCcaggttttctttttatgaattGTGCTTTGGGTGTCAAGTCTAAGAACTGTTTGTTCAGGCCTAGGTcccaaagattttctcctgtgtttttctGCTAAAAGCGTTATAGTTTTATGtttgaagttaatttttatgttaGACGTGAGACTTAGGTTAGgatgctattgttttcttttaactgtGGATATCCAGTTGCTCCAGCGTCATTTGTTGACAAGGCAATCTTTTCCTACATTGAGTTTCTTTTGTACCTTTGTTAAAAAAGAATTAGGCATTTTTGCATGGGTCTGTCTCCTGTTCCACTAAtctgtgttatttttctttctgccataccACACAATGTTGATTGCTATAGCTGTATAGTGAGTCTTGAAAATTGGGTAGCCTGATTcctcagactttattatttttcaaagttattttggcTCTTCTAATTCCTTTGCCTTCTATGGACTAATCTTGCCTATGTCTATAAAAAAACcatgctgggattttgataggtaTTATGTTAACCTATGTATCAGTTTCCAAAGAATTGACATCTTTGCTCTGTTGAATACTCCAATTCAGGAATAGTATCTGTCTCTCTAGCTCCTTAATCTTGAGTTCTTTCATTAGCATTGTGTAGTTTGATCACACAAGTCCTGAACGTGTGTTACTAGATTTATGcctaatcattttattttgttgagttATTATAAGTGGTATCttatttttaactgtggtatCCCCATGTTCATTTCTAGTAtacagaaatacaactgatttttttgtttgttttggctgcaccatctatggcttgtgggatcttagttccctgaccaaggactgaattttgaacccaggctctcagtgtgaagtcctaatcactggactgccagagtgTTCCCTTAACTCACTTATTCCAACATTTTTTTGGGTAGGTTCCTTGGAATTTTCTTCATAGATAATCATGTGATCTGGAAATAggcacagttttatttcttcctttctgttatgaatgctttttattttcttattatcttaTTGCACTGGTTCAAACTCTTATTTTAAGACTGGTAATAGTGGAGTCCTTTCCTTGTTCCCAGTCTTAGGGGGAAAACATTGTATTTCACTGTTAAACACAATGttgtaggtttaaaaaaattttatttatttggctctgctgggtcttggttgaggcatgcaggctctttagttgtggcatgtgggatctggttccatgaccaggggttgaacccaggtcccctgcattggacatattgagtcttagcctctggagcACAAGGGAAATCCCCAGTGTTGTAGATTTTTGTGGATGCTCTTTATCAGGTTGAAAAAGTTCTcctctgtattagttttctgttgctacTGTAACAAAGTACTACAAGTTTAGTGCCTTGAGACAATGCACATCTATTATCCTACAGTTCTGACTGTGAGAGGTTCATAGTGGGTGTTATGGACTAAAATGAAGGTGCGGGCAGAGCTGCAGGAGGCTTAGGGATGTATTAATCTCCTATGGCTGCCACAGCAGATGACTGCAAACGGAGTGGcttaacaaaagcagaaacaaagactctcacagttctggaggccaaaaaCCAGAGATCAGTCTGTCTTGCTGAAAGAAGCATGCTGGCAGGGCTGCGTTCCcttggaggctctaggggaggaTGCGTGCCTTGTCCCTTTCAGCCCCTAGCGGCTGCTAGATTCCTTAGCCTGTGGCTCCATGGTCACCTCAGGGTCACGTGGTCATCTTCTGTGTGTATCtaatctccctctgcctctctcttataAGGGTATTTGTCACTAGATTTAGGGCCCACTAacataatccaggataatctcccattTTAAGATCATTAACTTAATCACATAGGTAATTGTTATGGATCGCGTCTCCCTCACACCACCCCTAAGTCCCTACGTTGAGTCCTAATCGCCCCCATACCTCATTTGTAAACAGGGTCACTGCGGGTGTACTTATTTAATATGAGGTTAGACTGGAGTTGTGTGGACCTTTGATCCAATCTGTCTGGTGACCTTATGAAAAGACATGTGTCACATGAAGAGACACATACAGAAGTACAGCAGTGTAAAGAATCAGGGAGAATGTCATCTGCTTCAGGctaccagaagctggaaaagaggcCTGGGACAGATTCTCCTTCACAgcccttcagtcagttcagtttagttcagtcgctcagtcgtgtccaactctttgcgaccccatgaatcgcagcacgccaggcctccctgtccatcaccaactcccggagttcactcagactcacgtccatcgagtcagtgatgccatccagccatctcatcctctgtcgtccccttctcctcctgcccccaatccctcccagcatcagagtctttttccagtgagtcaactcttcacatgaggtggccaaagtactggagtttcagctttagcatcattccctccaaagaaatcccagggctgatctccttcagaatggactggttggatctccttgcagtccaagggactctcaagagtcttctccgacaccacagttcaaaagcatcaattcttcggcgctcagccttcttcacagcccaactctcacatccatacatgaccactggaaaaaccatagccttgactagacggacctttgttggcaaagtaatgtctctgcttttgaatatgctatctaggttggtcataactttccttccaaggagtaagtgtattttaatttcatggctgcagtcaccatctgcagtgattttggagcccagaaaaataaagtctgacactgtttccccatctgtttcccatgaagtgatgggaccagatgccatgatcttcgttttctgaatgttgagctttaagccaactttttcactctccactttcactttcatcaagaggctttttagttcctcttcactttctgccataagggtggtgtcaactgcatatctgaggttattgatatttctcccagccctTAGAGGAAACCAACTTGGCTGCCCCTTGATTCCAGACTTAGAGACTTCAGGTAAAACAAATGTCCTGTCTATTTAGGCCCCAGTGTGTGGGGCTCTGTTCTGGCAGCCCTGGGAAACTGATACAGGAACAGTGATAGGTTCCAGTATTAATAATCAGGACCTGCTATCTTTGGGTGGCCATTATTTGGTCTCTCACCAAGGAAGAACTTATTTCCTTGGCTTTTTCTGGTTCTAGAGACACTGCACATTCCTTGGCTGGTAGCCACTTCCTCCAGCTTCTAAGCAGTTGCTAAACTGTCACTTCCTCTCTCACTTTGACCCTCCTCCCCTCTTTTTTAATAGTCCTGGTGATTACACTGGCCTGTtctagataatccaggataacctCCCCATCTCAAGACCCTTGATCTTGATCACATTAGCGAAGTGTCTTCTGCCACATAAGGTAACGTATT
This genomic window from Bos mutus isolate GX-2022 chromosome 23, NWIPB_WYAK_1.1, whole genome shotgun sequence contains:
- the TCP11 gene encoding T-complex protein 11 homolog isoform X1, encoding MNRDFRMEEKVLPPGSLEGRIRETMHDAFWDHLKERLSATPPDFSCALELLKEIKEILLSLLLPRQNRLRSEIEEALDMDLLTQEAEHGALNVPHLSKYILNMMTLLCAPVRDEAVQKLENISDPVWLLRGIFQVLGLMKMDMVNYTIQSLQPQLQEHSIQYERAKFQDLLNKQPSLLDHTARWLTRAAAQLSAPPPSGPDAADAASSPCSSPGEAASSPEPLSPTMVLSQGFLNLLLWDPEDDEFPETLLTDRARLQELEAQLRQLTILASVLLVSSSFSGSVLFGSPQFVDKLKRVTRALLEEFKSRPEEEAMLTVSEQVAQEIHQSLKNMGLAALSSDNTASLIGQLQDVARKENCVRSVIDQRIHLFLKCCLVLGVQRSLLDLPGGLTLIEAELAELGQKFVSLTHHNQQVFGPYYTEILKSLLPPAQVLETEVASL
- the TCP11 gene encoding T-complex protein 11 homolog isoform X2 — translated: MTDVEENVPVKDPGDAESRPCKPESSGPTREDKSSLRDHPSRSFGCTSYLLSVTGLRNTVNDASKLSSEIGMNRDFRMEEKVLPPGSLEGRIRETMHDAFWDHLKERLSATPPDFSCALELLKEIKEILLSLLLPRQNRLRSEIEEALDMDLLTQEAEHGALNVPHLSKYILNMMTLLCAPVRDEAVQKLENISDPVWLLRGIFQVLGLMKMDMVNYTIQSLQPQLQEHSIQYERAKFQDLLNKQPSLLDHTARWLTRAAAQLSAPPPSGPDAADAASSPCSSPGEAASSPEPLSPTMVLSQGFLNLLLWDPEDDEFPETLLTDRARLQELEAQLRQLTILASVLLVSSSFSGSVLFGSPQFVDKLKRVTRALLEEFKSRPEEEAMLTVSEQVAQEIHQSLKNMGLAALSSDNTASLIGQLQDVARKENCVRSVIDQRIHLFLKCCLVLGVQRSLLDLPGGLTLIEAELAELGQKFVSLTHHNQQVFGPYYTEILKSLLPPAQVLETEVASL